A stretch of Anaeromyxobacter dehalogenans 2CP-1 DNA encodes these proteins:
- a CDS encoding alpha/beta hydrolase, which produces MTPTRSTSRPTRLRRLGVLLSIATAVGMSAPARAGRAPPAPAELDARPVELRSGSGSTIRGWLARGHPGAGAVLLLHGIGASAAEMAGRARFLAAVGYSVLAIDFRGHGASGSAQTTYGALESRDARAAVEWLRAALPGERIGVIGISMGGAAALLGPVPLKVDALVLESVYPTIDAAIRNRARAWLGPLGGLLAPLVERLMLPRQGVRAADLRPVDRIGAQTAPLLVLAGAADPYTPLAESRALYRSARAPKALWEVPGAGHVDLHAFARTEYERRVGGFLDRRLRVQTARAPIAEAPIAAATGRP; this is translated from the coding sequence TTGACCCCGACGCGCTCCACCTCCCGGCCCACCCGCCTTCGCCGCCTCGGCGTCCTGCTCTCCATCGCGACCGCGGTCGGCATGAGCGCGCCGGCCCGCGCCGGGCGCGCGCCGCCGGCGCCCGCGGAGCTCGACGCGCGGCCGGTCGAGCTGCGGAGCGGCTCCGGGAGCACGATCCGCGGCTGGCTCGCGCGCGGGCACCCGGGCGCGGGCGCCGTCCTGCTGCTGCACGGCATCGGCGCGAGCGCCGCCGAGATGGCCGGGCGCGCCCGCTTCCTCGCCGCGGTGGGGTACTCGGTGCTCGCCATCGACTTCCGCGGGCACGGCGCGAGCGGCTCGGCCCAGACGACCTACGGCGCGCTGGAGAGCCGCGACGCGCGCGCCGCGGTGGAGTGGCTGCGCGCGGCGCTGCCGGGCGAGCGGATCGGCGTGATCGGCATCTCGATGGGCGGCGCGGCGGCGCTGCTCGGCCCGGTCCCGCTGAAGGTGGACGCGCTGGTGCTCGAGTCGGTCTACCCGACCATCGACGCCGCCATCCGCAACCGGGCGCGGGCCTGGCTCGGCCCGCTCGGCGGGCTGCTCGCGCCGCTCGTCGAGCGGCTGATGCTCCCGCGCCAGGGCGTCCGCGCGGCCGACCTCCGCCCGGTGGACCGCATCGGCGCCCAGACGGCGCCGCTCCTCGTGCTCGCCGGCGCGGCGGATCCGTACACGCCGCTCGCCGAGTCGCGGGCGCTGTACCGGAGCGCCCGCGCGCCGAAGGCGCTCTGGGAGGTGCCCGGCGCCGGCCACGTGGACCTCCACGCGTTCGCCCGGACCGAGTACGAGCGGCGCGTGGGCGGCTTCCTGGACCGCCGGCTGCGGGTGCAGACGGCGCGTGCGCCGATCGCCGAGGCGCCGATCGCGGCCGCTACGGGTAGGCCGTGA